The Candidatus Hydrogenedentota bacterium genome window below encodes:
- a CDS encoding BlaI/MecI/CopY family transcriptional regulator — protein sequence TKMSPRGTDASDTELEVLKALWEIKSGTVRDVGEVLLRCGHQWAYTTIQTLLIRLQSKGLVTVRKVSTPHTYEPAVTREKLLGMRLKELALNLCDGTPTPLVRALVSQETFSRDDIARFRNLLDELEGKQG from the coding sequence ACCAAAATGTCACCTCGCGGAACCGATGCAAGCGACACCGAACTCGAAGTCTTGAAAGCCCTCTGGGAAATCAAATCCGGTACCGTGCGTGACGTCGGAGAAGTCCTCCTTCGCTGCGGACATCAGTGGGCATACACCACAATCCAAACCTTGCTGATTCGACTGCAATCAAAGGGCCTAGTCACAGTCCGTAAGGTCAGCACGCCGCACACCTACGAACCCGCCGTCACGCGCGAGAAGCTTTTGGGCATGCGTTTGAAAGAGCTGGCGCTGAACCTATGCGACGGCACACCTACGCCACTGGTTCGCGCCTTGGTCTCGCAAGAGACCTTCTCTCGTGACGACATCGCCCGCTTCAGGAACCTGTTGGACGAACTTGAAGGCAAACAAGGCTGA